Within the Syntrophorhabdaceae bacterium genome, the region ACCAGTCAGCCCCTTTGTTGATGATCATCGGCACGTTCGCCCAGGTCTCCACATTGTTGAGGACGCTGGGCTTTCCCCAGAGGCCCACGATGTTGGAGCGGATGTACTTGGGTCTCGGCTCTCCTGCGCGGCCTTCGAGGGCGGTCATGAGTGCGGTCGATTCACCGCAGACAAAGGCGCCGGCGCCCTGATGAACGATTACGTTGAAATCAAAGCCCGTACCGAGGATATTCTTCCCGAGGAGCCCGAGCTCCTCAGCCTGCCTGATCGCGGTATAGACGTTCTCCACGGCCAGGGGGTATTCCTGGCGCACGTAGATATACCCTTCATGGGCGCCGACCGCAAAGGCGCCGATGGTCAGGCCTTCCAGAACGGCATGGGGGTTCCCTTCAAGAAGGGACCTGTCCATATACGCGCCGGGGTCACCTTCATCCGCATTGACAATCACGTATTTGATGTCGCCGGGAGCGTTACGGGTGCCTTCCCATTTGATGCCTGCAGGGAAGCCGCCGCCCCCCCTTCCTCTCAGATTCGCCTTTTTGATTTCCTGGAGCACCCCTTCGGCGCCCATCACGGAGAGGGACTTGGCGAGCCCGGCATACCCGCCGATGGCGAGGTAGTCGTTGATGCTCTTGGGATCGACGCTGCCGTTCGAGCCGAAGACAAGGCGCTCCTGATATTTATAGAAGGGGATGTCGTGTTCGTGGACGATTTTCTCATTGGTGACGGGGTCGACGTAGAGCAGGCGCTCCAGGACCTTTTTCCCTTTGATCGTCTCCGTGATAATCTCCGGCACGTCCTCCGGCTTTATCTGAAAATAGCATATTTTGTCGGGGTTGACCACAATGATGGGACCCCGCTCGCAATACCCGTGACAGCCGGTCCGCCTGATATCCACTTCCTTGGTGAGGCCCTGGGCGGAAAGCTCTGCCTCGAGGGCGGCCGCAACGTCGAGACTTCCGGAGGCGTTGCAGGCAGACCCGGAGCATAGGGTGATGCACGGCTTCTTGGGGTCTCTTGTCGACAGGATTTTACTCCTGAGTTCTTCCAATTCAACTGGTGAGTTTATACGCGCCATAATGTCATTCCTACTCGTAATTTTTTAATACGTCTGCCATCTGACCCGGTGTCATCTTCCCGTGAGTCTTGCCGTCAATCTCCAAAACCGGTCCCAACGCGCAGCATCCCAGGCAGTTCACTGTCTGAAGGCTGAACTTGAGGTCGAGGTCCGTCTCTCCCGGTTTGATGCCTGTCAGCTCCTGCACCGTGTCGAGGACGCGGGGCGCTCCACGGACATGGCAGGCGGTGCCCAGGCAGATGTGAATCTCGTGGCGACCCTTGGGAACGAGACTGAAGGCCTTATAGAAGGTTGCGATATGCTGCACCCGGGTCATAGGGACCTGTAGCTTCTCCGCAACCCTCTCCAATGCTTCTTTGGGGAGCCAATGGTGCTCGCTCTGAATCTCGAGGAGCACCTGAATCAGCGAGCTGGCTTCCCCATGGTGTTTCTCAATAATAGAATCGATTCTCTCCGTATCCATATCCTTATACCTAACCTTCCTTTTTCTCTAGACCCTTACGCAATTGCATAGCGCTTGAGATTCTCATCGAACCTGACCAGTCTCGCCCGTGATGAGCTGCTCAGATGCCTCGATACCTCGGACGGGGTCATACCCAGATCCTGAGCGATTTCGCTGGTGGTAAGAGGTCCTTCCTTTAAAAGGGAGACGATCTGGCCGATTGCGAGTTTTTCCACGATCGTTTCGTTAAGGAGCTGGGACAACTCTTCACTGGCGAAAAACTTATAATATTCCTCTTCGGACATCACAGGCGTTCTCAACCTTTCCCTTTCCACGAGCCTGATGTAGGGAATAAGTTTCGTCACTGTATCCAGTTTGAATTTCAACGCCTTTTCGTTCAATCCCTCGATACCGCCCAGAGGTCCTAAATCTTTAATTGTCTTGACAAAATCATTCACGCTCTCGACGAACACGTTTGCTTCGCTTCCGGACATGAAGGACATCCTTAATCTTTCAGGATTAATGCCCATGTGCTCGAGAATCTTCCTCATGAGAAGCACCATGTTGAGTGTATGGTAATTTCCATGAGTTATGTAGTTACACTCGCTCAGATGGCAGGCGCCGATAAACACCCCATCCGCTCCCTTTGAGAAAGCCCGGAGTACAAATGCCGGGTCAACTCGACCGGAACACATTACACGAATAAGTCTCATCTCTGATGTATATTGCAGTCTGGAAACTCCAGCCAGGTCAGCAGCGCCGTACGCTCACCAATGACAGACAAAACCTACTATTTTCGGTTTAAATTTAAGTCCTGTACTCATTCTTTCTCACCTCCTTGCCTGTAGTCCCAGCTATCCCCGGGCCTATTTACTCGATTGGGTCTAAACATTTCCCACCGCCGTATCGATTTGTTTCAATATCTCTTCATCTGAAACGGCCGCGTCGATCTCGGTCAAAATCTCTTCATCGGTAAAATGTTTGAGAACGATTGCGTTTGTTGCGCATTTCGTGTTGCAGAGGCCATCGCCTTTGCAGAGTACAGGATTTACGCGAGCCTTTCTCCCGTTCGGGCTTTCATAAAAATCGATTGCGCCGTAGGTACATGCGGTAATGCACGCCCCGCAGGAG harbors:
- a CDS encoding hydrogenase iron-sulfur subunit, translated to MSTGLKFKPKIVGFVCHWUAYGAADLAGVSRLQYTSEMRLIRVMCSGRVDPAFVLRAFSKGADGVFIGACHLSECNYITHGNYHTLNMVLLMRKILEHMGINPERLRMSFMSGSEANVFVESVNDFVKTIKDLGPLGGIEGLNEKALKFKLDTVTKLIPYIRLVERERLRTPVMSEEEYYKFFASEELSQLLNETIVEKLAIGQIVSLLKEGPLTTSEIAQDLGMTPSEVSRHLSSSSRARLVRFDENLKRYAIA
- a CDS encoding NAD(P)H-dependent oxidoreductase subunit E, with protein sequence MDTERIDSIIEKHHGEASSLIQVLLEIQSEHHWLPKEALERVAEKLQVPMTRVQHIATFYKAFSLVPKGRHEIHICLGTACHVRGAPRVLDTVQELTGIKPGETDLDLKFSLQTVNCLGCCALGPVLEIDGKTHGKMTPGQMADVLKNYE